The proteins below come from a single Serratia fonticola genomic window:
- a CDS encoding p-hydroxyphenylacetate 3-hydroxylase reductase component has product MTHHTEPALDPRAFRRALGNFATGVTVVTAATADGTRVGVTANSFNSVSLDPPLVLWSIDKRSGSYAIFEQASHFAINVLAADQMDISNRFARPSEDKFAGIEVEVGASDTPLLTDCAARFQCEKYQQVDGGDHWILIGKVVAFDDLGRAPLVYHQGSYSMVLPYPQVAERVAQNAVGSARQERLNNNVFYLLTQALRSYQSSYQPKQLSTGLRASEARMLLVLDSDACLDKACLLAEMAMPTREIEEAQEALYRKGLVSSTENGHHLTEAGERQASVLRDIAAKQQEQVLSAFTADEVGILKKLLRGIIANSQ; this is encoded by the coding sequence ATGACACATCACACAGAACCTGCTCTGGATCCACGCGCATTCCGGCGTGCGCTGGGCAACTTCGCCACCGGCGTGACGGTAGTGACGGCAGCAACCGCAGATGGCACCCGCGTGGGAGTCACGGCCAATAGCTTTAACTCGGTATCACTGGATCCGCCGTTGGTATTGTGGAGCATTGATAAACGCTCCGGCAGCTACGCGATCTTTGAACAAGCCAGCCACTTCGCCATTAACGTGCTGGCCGCCGATCAGATGGATATTTCCAATCGTTTCGCCCGCCCCAGCGAGGATAAATTTGCCGGGATTGAGGTGGAGGTCGGCGCAAGTGACACGCCTTTGCTTACCGACTGTGCCGCACGCTTTCAGTGTGAGAAATATCAGCAGGTTGACGGCGGTGACCATTGGATCCTGATTGGTAAAGTGGTGGCGTTTGACGACCTGGGCCGCGCACCGCTGGTGTATCATCAGGGATCCTATTCCATGGTGCTACCCTACCCACAGGTGGCGGAGCGCGTTGCACAGAATGCAGTAGGCAGCGCCAGGCAGGAGCGCCTGAATAACAACGTGTTCTATTTGCTCACCCAGGCGCTGCGCAGCTATCAAAGTAGCTACCAGCCCAAGCAGCTCTCCACCGGGTTGCGGGCCAGCGAGGCCAGAATGCTGTTGGTATTAGATAGCGACGCCTGCCTTGATAAGGCCTGCCTGCTGGCGGAAATGGCGATGCCAACCAGAGAAATCGAAGAGGCGCAGGAAGCGTTGTACCGTAAAGGCTTGGTATCCAGCACCGAGAATGGCCATCACTTGACCGAGGCAGGTGAACGCCAGGCCAGCGTGCTGAGAGATATTGCCGCCAAACAGCAAGAACAGGTCCTGTCCGCCTTCACAGCAGACGAAGTGGGCATTTTGAAGAAGCTGTTGCGCGGTATTATTGCCAATAGTCAGTGA
- the fbpC gene encoding ferric ABC transporter ATP-binding protein yields MSDIQDKKHFVELKNVAKRFGNNTVIENLSLAIPRGDMVTLLGPSGCGKTTVLRLVAGLEKPSGGQIFIDGEDVTDRSIQQRDICMVFQSYALFPHMSLGDNIGYGLKMLGRPKTEIRDRVREALMLVDLEGFEERYVDQISGGQQQRVALARALILKPKVLLFDEPLSNLDANLRRSMREKIRELQQQFNITSLYVTHDQSEAFAVSDTVLVMNKGEIMQIGAPQTLYRYPASRFMAGFMGDANIFPAKVTSSGVEIFGYPVPRPQGFAPGLQQCTVGVRPEAITLSQHGEPSQRCTISKVAYMGPQYEVLVNWHDQSLLLQVNATQLQPEPGDSYFLQIHPFGMFVLADE; encoded by the coding sequence ATGTCTGACATTCAAGATAAAAAGCACTTTGTTGAACTGAAAAACGTCGCCAAGCGGTTTGGCAACAACACCGTGATTGAAAACCTGAGCCTGGCGATCCCCCGTGGGGATATGGTGACGCTGCTTGGCCCTTCCGGCTGCGGCAAAACCACGGTCCTGCGCCTGGTCGCCGGGCTGGAGAAACCCAGTGGCGGGCAGATCTTCATCGACGGCGAGGACGTGACCGATCGCTCCATTCAGCAGCGGGACATCTGTATGGTGTTTCAGTCCTACGCGCTGTTCCCCCATATGTCGCTGGGGGATAACATCGGCTATGGCCTGAAAATGCTGGGAAGGCCCAAGACGGAGATCCGCGATCGGGTCCGTGAAGCCCTGATGCTGGTCGATCTGGAAGGTTTTGAGGAGCGCTATGTCGATCAGATCTCTGGCGGCCAGCAGCAACGTGTCGCCCTGGCGCGTGCGTTAATCCTCAAGCCCAAGGTGCTGCTGTTCGATGAACCTCTGAGCAACCTGGATGCCAACCTGCGCCGCAGCATGCGTGAGAAAATCCGCGAGTTGCAGCAGCAGTTCAACATCACTTCACTCTACGTCACCCACGATCAGAGCGAAGCCTTTGCGGTTTCCGACACCGTGCTGGTGATGAACAAAGGGGAAATCATGCAGATTGGCGCACCGCAAACGCTGTACCGCTACCCGGCCTCGCGCTTTATGGCCGGATTTATGGGGGATGCCAACATCTTCCCGGCCAAGGTGACCAGCAGTGGCGTAGAGATCTTTGGCTACCCGGTACCGCGCCCGCAAGGCTTTGCCCCTGGTTTGCAGCAATGTACCGTGGGCGTGCGCCCGGAAGCCATTACCCTCAGCCAACATGGGGAACCTAGCCAGCGTTGCACCATCAGTAAGGTGGCTTACATGGGGCCACAGTATGAGGTGCTGGTGAACTGGCACGATCAGTCGCTGCTGCTGCAGGTAAACGCTACGCAGTTGCAACCCGAGCCGGGCGACAGCTATTTCCTGCAAATCCATCCGTTCGGCATGTTCGTACTCGCCGACGAGTAA
- the fucO gene encoding lactaldehyde reductase produces MAYRMILNETSYFGAGSISCIVDEVKKRGFQKALIVTDGDLIRFKVATKVFDILETAGLAYSVFDKVIPNPTIEVVQQGVEAFKQSGADYLIAIGGGSPQDTCKAVGIIINNPEFADVRSLEGGAATKNAAVPMIAIPTTAGTAAEVTINYVITDVQNRRKFVCYDPHDIPIVAIIDAEMMASMPASLKAATGVDALTHAIEGYITKGAWELTDMLHLKAIEIIGRSLRASVQGNAEGAEGMALGQYIAGMGFSNVGLGLVHGMAHPLGAFYGTPHGVANAVLLPHLMAYNAEFTGEKYRDIAVALGNKQAATLPIAQARQAAIDAVAQLNQDVNIPARLRDVGMKEDDIDALAAAALADVCTGGNPRDTNLEEIKALYRQIY; encoded by the coding sequence ATGGCTTATAGAATGATTTTAAACGAGACCTCGTATTTTGGGGCCGGTTCGATTAGTTGTATTGTCGATGAGGTGAAAAAACGTGGCTTTCAAAAAGCCCTGATCGTGACCGATGGCGATCTGATCCGTTTCAAGGTTGCCACCAAGGTGTTCGATATCCTGGAAACGGCCGGGCTAGCTTACAGCGTCTTCGATAAGGTTATCCCCAACCCGACCATTGAAGTGGTGCAGCAGGGCGTCGAAGCCTTCAAGCAGTCAGGGGCAGATTACCTGATCGCCATCGGTGGCGGCTCGCCACAGGATACCTGCAAGGCGGTTGGTATCATCATCAACAACCCAGAGTTTGCTGATGTGCGTAGCCTGGAAGGGGGCGCAGCAACCAAAAACGCCGCCGTGCCGATGATCGCCATCCCAACCACCGCAGGCACCGCGGCAGAAGTGACAATCAACTACGTCATTACCGATGTGCAAAACCGCCGTAAGTTTGTCTGTTATGACCCGCACGATATTCCAATTGTGGCGATTATCGATGCTGAGATGATGGCCAGCATGCCTGCGAGCCTGAAGGCGGCGACCGGCGTGGATGCGCTCACGCATGCTATTGAAGGCTACATCACTAAAGGTGCATGGGAACTTACCGACATGCTGCACCTGAAGGCTATCGAAATTATTGGCCGTTCGCTGCGTGCTTCTGTGCAGGGCAATGCCGAAGGAGCCGAGGGCATGGCGCTGGGGCAATATATTGCCGGGATGGGATTCTCCAACGTCGGGCTGGGCTTGGTACACGGTATGGCACATCCGTTGGGGGCGTTCTACGGCACGCCGCACGGGGTCGCCAATGCGGTGCTGCTGCCACATCTGATGGCATACAACGCCGAGTTCACCGGTGAGAAGTACCGCGATATTGCCGTTGCGTTAGGTAACAAGCAGGCGGCAACCTTGCCTATTGCTCAGGCCCGGCAGGCTGCGATTGATGCTGTCGCTCAACTGAATCAGGACGTCAACATCCCGGCCAGGCTGCGTGACGTTGGGATGAAAGAAGATGATATCGATGCGTTGGCGGCTGCCGCCTTGGCTGATGTCTGCACCGGTGGCAACCCACGTGACACCAACCTCGAAGAGATCAAGGCGCTGTATCGCCAGATTTACTAA
- a CDS encoding helix-turn-helix domain-containing protein — protein MGRTLEQILAEEKPEVVASAEHIAAETLLNIHLAELRERVQKTQVEMAQALGIKQPTVAGMEKPGRDLKLSSLKRYIEAAGGKLRLDIELPDGSHYGFVI, from the coding sequence ATGGGCAGAACACTGGAACAAATCCTGGCGGAAGAAAAACCCGAGGTAGTGGCCAGCGCTGAGCACATTGCGGCGGAAACGCTGCTCAATATTCACTTGGCCGAGCTACGTGAGCGGGTGCAGAAAACCCAGGTTGAAATGGCGCAGGCACTTGGCATCAAACAACCCACCGTCGCGGGTATGGAAAAGCCTGGCCGCGATCTGAAGCTCTCCTCGCTCAAGCGCTATATCGAGGCTGCGGGGGGCAAGCTGCGTCTGGATATCGAGCTGCCAGATGGTTCGCACTACGGGTTTGTTATTTAA
- a CDS encoding TetR/AcrR family transcriptional regulator, which yields MKKNLGRPREFHPQDFLDAALSVFWMKGFHATSMADLMQVSGLASASIYKLYPDKRSIFLAALTQYMDDGLRRMEKRAGELDPENALRETLDYCALLSTDADGIRGCFTIATASELLPGDKDIYEKVSYMFSGIKKNLMSIIRQGQEQGLFRLDVKAEIMAESIFMMLEGMRVYGKVKPDFVHLKQANEFIMMSVLKTEQIDSSVSPGGV from the coding sequence ATGAAAAAAAATCTTGGTAGACCTCGAGAGTTTCACCCGCAGGATTTTCTTGATGCTGCGCTTAGCGTGTTTTGGATGAAAGGTTTTCACGCCACATCAATGGCTGATTTAATGCAGGTATCGGGTTTAGCCAGCGCGAGCATCTACAAACTATATCCGGATAAAAGGTCCATTTTTCTGGCTGCGCTAACGCAGTATATGGATGATGGTTTGCGGAGAATGGAAAAACGCGCAGGTGAGCTGGATCCTGAAAACGCCCTGAGAGAAACGCTGGATTACTGTGCTTTACTTTCTACCGACGCAGATGGCATACGAGGGTGCTTCACCATTGCAACTGCAAGTGAGTTGCTCCCAGGCGACAAGGATATCTACGAAAAAGTCAGTTATATGTTCAGCGGAATTAAAAAAAACCTGATGAGTATAATTAGGCAGGGCCAAGAACAGGGTCTATTCAGGCTGGATGTTAAGGCAGAGATTATGGCTGAAAGCATTTTTATGATGCTTGAAGGAATGCGTGTTTATGGCAAGGTCAAGCCTGACTTTGTCCACCTCAAGCAGGCAAACGAATTTATCATGATGAGTGTATTAAAGACGGAGCAGATTGATAGCTCGGTCTCACCCGGAGGCGTTTAA
- a CDS encoding GntR family transcriptional regulator, whose amino-acid sequence MNISEKTYHQLKAKIIANELVGAVSENELCQELSVSRTPLREAIFRLMTEGWIEPSKNKTKMIKPITLSEIRDIFQIRKDIEIMVLNLSWDNQNPQLYAAIRDKIEAGFSDKNQTLLVEADNELHEQLLSDCHNAIVTKTLSFIYDRLRMLRSDKMKNDSIIDSSAEHLKICDAIIARNIEQTREAIALHVGNSYNRLFSSFK is encoded by the coding sequence ATGAACATCAGTGAAAAGACTTATCATCAGCTTAAGGCCAAGATCATCGCCAATGAATTGGTGGGGGCCGTATCTGAAAATGAATTATGTCAGGAACTGAGCGTCAGCCGCACGCCGCTGAGGGAGGCTATCTTTCGTTTAATGACCGAAGGCTGGATCGAACCGTCTAAAAACAAAACCAAAATGATCAAACCCATCACGCTCAGTGAGATCCGCGATATTTTCCAGATCCGCAAAGACATTGAGATCATGGTGTTGAACCTGTCATGGGATAATCAGAACCCGCAGCTCTACGCGGCGATCAGGGATAAAATCGAAGCCGGGTTTAGCGATAAAAACCAAACGCTGCTGGTGGAGGCCGATAATGAACTGCATGAGCAACTGTTGTCGGATTGCCATAACGCCATTGTGACCAAAACGCTGTCTTTTATTTATGATCGGCTACGCATGCTGCGCTCCGACAAGATGAAGAATGACTCAATCATCGACTCTTCCGCCGAGCATCTGAAAATTTGCGATGCCATCATTGCCCGCAATATCGAGCAAACCCGGGAAGCGATCGCCCTGCACGTCGGCAACTCATATAACCGCCTGTTCTCCAGCTTTAAATAG
- a CDS encoding type II toxin-antitoxin system RelE/ParE family toxin, translated as MWEIKTTDTFDEWFSRLEDTDRASVLASLIVLREKGPQLPRPYADTVKGSRYSNMKELRVQSRGIPIRAFFAFDPRRRGILLCAGSKAGNEKRFYEVMIPIADREFTQFLNTAENKE; from the coding sequence GTGTGGGAAATTAAAACAACGGATACGTTTGACGAGTGGTTCAGCCGGCTGGAGGACACTGACAGAGCTTCTGTGCTGGCGTCACTCATTGTACTACGTGAAAAAGGCCCTCAGTTGCCCAGACCTTATGCCGACACGGTAAAGGGATCGCGCTACAGCAACATGAAGGAACTACGCGTGCAAAGCCGAGGTATACCGATACGGGCATTCTTTGCCTTTGATCCACGCCGTCGCGGTATTTTACTTTGTGCTGGTAGCAAGGCCGGTAATGAGAAGCGTTTTTACGAGGTGATGATCCCGATTGCCGATCGGGAGTTTACCCAATTTCTGAATACAGCAGAGAACAAGGAGTAG
- a CDS encoding Bcr/CflA family multidrug efflux MFS transporter, with product MPPAFTNRPPRWLIPLLGSLVAFGPLSIDMYLPALPAMGQQLHATQGQMQHSLGAFFAGFCIGMLLYGPLSDRLGRRKLLLSGMLLFVIASVLCTQVTQIEQLVVLRALQAFGSGAAVVMARAIARDVYTSDELPRVLSLMTLVTMIAPLLAPLLGGALLTVFDWQAIFMLLAVVGCISGLLVFWVLPETLKTSPGQTGSILKAFHNYCLLVRDREAMGIIATLAFSFAGMFAFISGSPFVYISYFQVPAQYYGLLFGCNVIGMIAVLLLNVRMLKVYSLPRLLMIQSSAQVLFGLLLLVFHQQSLSILVILVVLFMSLVNAIGTNSLSLLLQQRGQQAGSASALAISLQFGMGALASLAVSWLQDDTPFAMTLVMAVCAALGWVGQRMSVARIGSRLHE from the coding sequence ATGCCACCTGCCTTTACTAACCGGCCGCCACGTTGGTTGATCCCGCTACTGGGATCGCTGGTGGCTTTTGGCCCACTGTCGATTGATATGTATCTACCTGCGTTACCCGCTATGGGGCAGCAACTGCATGCCACACAGGGGCAAATGCAGCACTCATTAGGGGCATTCTTTGCCGGTTTTTGCATCGGCATGTTGCTGTACGGGCCGCTTAGCGATCGGTTAGGCAGGCGAAAGCTGTTGCTGAGCGGCATGCTGCTGTTTGTGATTGCCAGCGTGCTATGCACGCAGGTCACCCAGATTGAGCAACTGGTGGTACTGCGGGCGTTACAGGCATTTGGCAGCGGGGCCGCCGTGGTGATGGCGCGGGCTATCGCCAGAGATGTTTATACCTCAGATGAACTGCCCCGAGTGTTATCGCTCATGACTTTGGTTACCATGATTGCTCCGTTGCTGGCGCCGCTGTTGGGCGGAGCTTTGCTGACGGTCTTCGACTGGCAAGCCATCTTCATGTTGCTGGCGGTGGTGGGCTGTATCAGCGGCTTATTGGTGTTCTGGGTACTTCCGGAGACGTTAAAGACCTCTCCAGGGCAAACGGGCAGCATCCTGAAGGCGTTTCACAACTATTGCCTGTTGGTCCGTGACAGAGAAGCAATGGGCATTATTGCTACCTTGGCGTTTTCCTTCGCGGGCATGTTTGCCTTTATCAGCGGTTCTCCCTTTGTCTACATCAGCTACTTCCAGGTGCCCGCTCAGTATTACGGGCTGCTGTTTGGTTGCAACGTCATTGGTATGATCGCCGTGCTGCTGCTGAACGTGCGGATGCTGAAGGTCTACAGCCTGCCGCGCCTATTGATGATACAAAGCAGCGCCCAGGTGTTGTTTGGGTTGTTGCTACTGGTGTTCCATCAGCAGAGCCTATCCATCCTGGTGATTCTGGTGGTGTTGTTTATGTCGCTGGTGAATGCTATTGGCACCAACAGCCTGTCGCTATTGTTGCAACAGCGTGGCCAACAGGCTGGGAGTGCCAGCGCGCTCGCTATCTCATTGCAGTTTGGCATGGGGGCGTTGGCAAGCCTGGCCGTTTCCTGGTTGCAGGATGACACGCCGTTTGCCATGACGTTGGTGATGGCCGTCTGCGCGGCGCTAGGTTGGGTAGGGCAGAGAATGTCTGTGGCGCGTATTGGTTCACGGCTGCATGAATAG
- a CDS encoding p-hydroxyphenylacetate 3-hydroxylase oxygenase component, translating to MKTSNPMLEKLLPILPLIAANAAQAESERKVPDENIRLLKSIGMHRVFQPKKFGGLEISLPEFTDCVAALAGACGGTAWAFSLLCTHSHQIAMFSPKLQQEVWGDNPDATASSSIAPFGRIEETEGGVYLSGEMGWSSGCDHAEWAIVGFRRKNADGELIYSFGVIPRSDYEIRDDWFAVGMRGSGSKTLVIKNAFVPNHRIEAAQDMMHGRSAGFGLYPDSNIFYSPYRPYFACGFAAISLGVAERMLVAFKEKTQNRVRAYTGASVGTATPALMRLAESTHQVAAARAFLEKTWQEHAEHGRRHQYPSHETLTFWRTNQAYAVKMCIESVDRLFSAAGATSWMESNEIQRLFRDSHMTGAHAYTDYDVCAQILGRELMGLEPDPTMV from the coding sequence ATGAAAACTAGCAACCCGATGCTGGAAAAATTACTGCCCATTCTGCCACTTATCGCTGCCAACGCCGCACAGGCGGAAAGCGAACGAAAAGTACCTGATGAGAATATCCGTTTGTTAAAAAGCATAGGTATGCACCGGGTGTTCCAACCGAAAAAATTCGGTGGCCTGGAAATCTCCCTACCAGAATTCACCGATTGTGTCGCCGCGCTGGCTGGCGCCTGTGGCGGAACGGCCTGGGCTTTCAGCCTGCTGTGTACCCACAGCCATCAGATAGCGATGTTTTCCCCCAAACTACAACAAGAGGTCTGGGGAGATAATCCAGACGCCACCGCCAGCAGCAGTATTGCCCCGTTTGGCCGTATTGAGGAAACCGAAGGGGGTGTTTATCTGAGCGGTGAGATGGGCTGGAGCAGCGGTTGTGACCACGCCGAATGGGCGATTGTCGGCTTTCGCCGCAAAAACGCCGACGGTGAGTTGATCTACAGCTTTGGCGTGATCCCACGTAGCGATTACGAAATTCGTGATGACTGGTTTGCGGTTGGCATGCGCGGCAGCGGTTCCAAAACGCTGGTGATAAAAAATGCCTTCGTGCCAAACCACCGCATCGAAGCCGCTCAGGATATGATGCACGGGCGATCTGCGGGTTTCGGCCTTTACCCAGACAGTAATATTTTCTACTCGCCCTATCGCCCCTATTTCGCCTGCGGTTTTGCCGCCATCAGCCTTGGCGTTGCGGAGCGCATGCTAGTCGCCTTTAAAGAAAAAACCCAAAACCGCGTGCGAGCCTATACCGGAGCCAGCGTGGGGACGGCCACCCCGGCGCTGATGCGTCTGGCGGAGTCCACCCATCAGGTTGCTGCCGCCCGCGCCTTTTTGGAAAAAACCTGGCAAGAACATGCCGAACACGGTCGTCGGCACCAATATCCTTCCCACGAGACTTTGACGTTCTGGCGTACCAACCAGGCCTACGCGGTCAAAATGTGTATCGAATCGGTCGATCGCTTGTTCAGCGCTGCAGGGGCAACCAGTTGGATGGAGAGCAATGAGATCCAGCGATTGTTCCGCGACTCACACATGACCGGGGCACACGCCTATACCGATTACGATGTCTGTGCACAGATATTAGGTCGCGAGTTGATGGGGTTAGAACCCGATCCGACGATGGTATAA
- a CDS encoding sugar transporter translates to MDEISTSRSTAWMRVVVLAISAFIFNTTEFIPVGLLSDIAQSFGMQTEQVGLIITIYAWIVATMSLVCMLLTSKIERRKLLIGVFILFIASHVLTAVAWNFTTLVISRAGVALAHSVFWSITASLAIRVAPAGKKAQALSMLAGGTALAMVLGLPLGRVVGQLLGWRMTFIGIAVCATLALVMLWRLLPVLKSEHSGSLASVPLLFKRPELVSLYMLTIIVVTAHFTAYSYIEPFIQTVAGLSANFTTLMLLLFGAAGIVGSLLFSRYSERFPSGFFMGAIGLLALSLLLLLPASGNETTLTLLCVIWGMAIMAIGLSMQAKVLSLAPDATDVSMAIFSGLYNFGIGGGALLGNQVSLHLGMPNIGFVGAPLALIALGWCVLSFYRSERLQHHRA, encoded by the coding sequence ATGGATGAAATCAGCACTTCCCGCTCGACCGCCTGGATGCGCGTGGTCGTCTTGGCCATTTCGGCATTTATCTTTAATACCACCGAATTTATCCCAGTCGGGTTATTGAGTGATATTGCCCAAAGCTTTGGGATGCAAACCGAGCAGGTGGGGCTGATCATCACGATTTATGCCTGGATCGTTGCCACGATGTCGCTGGTCTGTATGTTGCTGACCAGCAAGATTGAGCGGCGCAAGCTGCTGATCGGGGTATTTATCCTGTTTATTGCCAGCCATGTGCTCACCGCGGTGGCCTGGAACTTTACCACCTTGGTGATCTCGCGTGCCGGTGTGGCGCTGGCGCACTCGGTGTTCTGGTCGATCACCGCGTCATTGGCCATTCGTGTCGCGCCAGCAGGCAAGAAGGCGCAAGCGCTTAGCATGCTGGCGGGGGGAACCGCGCTGGCGATGGTGCTGGGCTTACCGTTAGGGCGAGTGGTGGGGCAGCTACTCGGTTGGCGTATGACGTTTATTGGCATTGCCGTGTGCGCCACCTTGGCGCTGGTGATGCTGTGGCGCTTGCTGCCGGTGCTGAAAAGCGAGCATTCCGGTTCCCTGGCCAGCGTTCCCCTGCTGTTCAAACGCCCGGAGCTGGTCAGCCTGTATATGTTGACCATCATTGTGGTGACGGCGCACTTTACTGCCTACAGCTACATCGAGCCCTTTATCCAGACCGTGGCCGGGTTATCCGCTAACTTTACCACCTTGATGCTGTTACTGTTTGGTGCTGCGGGCATTGTCGGCAGCCTGCTATTCAGCCGCTACAGCGAACGTTTCCCGTCGGGTTTCTTTATGGGGGCAATTGGTCTGCTGGCCCTCAGCCTGTTATTGCTGTTGCCTGCCTCCGGTAATGAAACGACCTTGACGTTGCTGTGTGTGATCTGGGGCATGGCCATCATGGCGATTGGCCTTTCTATGCAGGCGAAGGTGCTCAGTCTGGCACCGGATGCGACCGATGTCTCGATGGCGATATTCTCCGGTTTGTATAACTTTGGGATCGGCGGCGGGGCGTTGCTGGGCAACCAGGTCAGCCTGCATCTGGGAATGCCAAACATTGGCTTCGTCGGCGCGCCGTTGGCACTGATCGCCCTCGGCTGGTGTGTATTGAGTTTCTACCGCAGCGAACGCTTGCAGCACCATCGGGCTTAA
- a CDS encoding aldo/keto reductase family oxidoreductase, giving the protein MSSTHLSGTFTLGTHTVKRLGYGAMQLAGPGVFGPPKDPETATAVLREVVASGVNHIDTSDFYGPHYTNQIIRQALHPYADDLVIVTKIGARRDEQGAWLPAFSPAELTQAVHDNLRNLGLDVLDVVNLRCMFDAHGPAEGSIEEPLSVLAELQQQGLVRHIGLSNVTSAQVAQGQKICEIVCVQNNYNLAHRDDDVLIDELAGKGIAYVPFFPLGGFTPLQSTTLSEVAQQVGASPMQVALAWLLQRSPNILLIPGTSSLAHLKENLAVAQLKLPSDAVAKLNAM; this is encoded by the coding sequence ATGTCCAGCACTCATCTGTCAGGTACCTTTACGCTCGGCACGCATACCGTCAAGCGGCTCGGTTATGGCGCCATGCAGCTCGCCGGGCCTGGGGTTTTCGGTCCGCCGAAGGATCCTGAAACGGCCACCGCGGTTCTGCGTGAAGTGGTTGCCAGCGGGGTCAACCATATCGATACCAGCGATTTTTATGGCCCGCATTACACCAATCAAATTATTCGCCAGGCACTGCATCCTTATGCCGACGATCTGGTCATTGTCACCAAGATCGGCGCGCGCCGCGATGAGCAAGGCGCATGGTTGCCTGCGTTTTCTCCGGCTGAACTGACCCAGGCCGTGCATGACAACCTGCGTAATCTGGGGTTGGATGTGCTTGATGTGGTCAATCTGCGCTGCATGTTTGATGCACATGGCCCGGCAGAAGGGTCGATTGAAGAGCCACTCTCCGTGCTAGCCGAGCTACAACAGCAGGGGCTGGTCCGCCATATCGGGCTGAGTAATGTCACCTCGGCTCAGGTTGCGCAAGGGCAGAAGATTTGTGAGATTGTCTGCGTACAGAATAATTACAACCTGGCACACCGGGATGACGACGTACTGATCGACGAACTGGCTGGCAAGGGCATTGCCTATGTGCCGTTCTTCCCGCTGGGTGGATTCACGCCGTTGCAGTCTACGACGTTGTCAGAAGTTGCGCAGCAGGTGGGAGCCTCGCCTATGCAAGTGGCACTTGCCTGGTTGCTGCAGCGTTCACCAAACATTCTGCTGATCCCAGGGACATCTTCCCTTGCGCATCTGAAAGAGAATCTTGCCGTAGCCCAGCTCAAACTGCCGAGCGATGCTGTTGCGAAGTTGAATGCGATGTAA